The genomic segment TACAGCAGGTTGCTCAGGGCCAGGAAGGCGTTGCGGTGCGTGAGCATCACGCCCTTGGGGTCGCTGGTGGTGCCGGAGGTGTAGTTGATGCTGATGGGGGCGTCTTCGTCCAGGTTCTCCGGCAGGCTCAGGCCGTGGGGCTCGGCGCCGCACAGTGCGGCCTCGAAGGCTTGATCGCCAAGAACGATGACGGGCACGTTCAGGGCCTGCAGGGTGCTGTGCACCCGGCCGAGCTGCGCCGCGTCCACGAGCGCCACCTGCGGGTCAGCGTGGGCGCTCAGGAAGTTCAGTGCTTCGGTCCCGAATGCCGGATTGAGCGGCACAATGACCCCGCCGGCCAGTGGAACGCTGTGGAAGGCCAGCAGGGCGTCCGGCGTATTGAGAGAAACCAGCAGCACATGGCCCCCTGGCTGGAGACCTCGGGTCCGCAGCAGGGCGACGAGCCGGGCGATGCGTTCACCCCAGTCCCCGTAGCTCGTTTGCGGCCCCTGCAGCTGCTGGACGGCGGGTCGGTCACGGTACACGGCCAGGGTGCGGAGAACAGCTTCCAATGGGGTCAGTGGGGTCTTCAAGGCGGACGTCCTGGGGTGGGCTTGAGGTGGAGCGGTGAGGGTGCACCAAGTGTCGGAGAAGCGGCCTCCTCGCTCGTCAACCTGTCTATACGCATCCAGCCTGCTCATCATCCTTGGATGCATCTGTCTAGATAGGTCGCGGAGTGGCACGGCTGGGGTCCTCGCATAATCGGGACACCCACAACCCAAGCCCTTTCCCTGCCCCAGTGCTGCCTGGGGTCTGCTCCTTTCGTCCGCTCTGCTGGAGGTGCCATGCCGCAACTACACGTCGAACACGTCACGTTGACCTTTGGGGGGCTCAATGCTCTGACCGACGTGAGTTTGGTCGTTCCCGAGGGAGAGATCGTCAGCATCATCGGGCCCAACGGCGCTGGCAAAACCAGCCTGCTCAACTGCATCAGTGGTTTCTACCACCCCACCCGGGGCCGCATTACCTTCGGGGACCATGACCTCAGCCGCTCAGCGCCCAACGTGGTCACCAGCTACGGCATTGCGCGCGCCTTTCAGAACCTGGAACTGTTCCGGGGACTGTCCGTCGTTGAAAACCTGCTGCTCGCCCGGCACACCCACCTGCGTTACGGCCTGCTCGACAGCCTGCTCTTCTACGGGAAGGCCAGCCGGCAGGAGGCAGAAAACCGCGCCTACGTCGAACGGGTGATTGACTTCATGGAACTTGAGGCCCACCGGCACCACCCGGTCGGGACGCTGGCCTACGGGATCCAGAAGCGGGTGGAGGTCGCCCGCGCCCTGACGCTGGCGCCCCAACTGCTGCTGCTCGACGAGCCGATGGCCGGGATGAACGTCGAGGAGAAGGAAGACATGGTGCGCTTCATTCTGGACATCCAGCGCGAACAGGGCATCACGGTCGTACTGATCGAGCACGACCTGGGCGTCGTGATGGACATCAGTGACCGGATCTATGTCCTCGACTTTGGCCAGAAGATCGCCGAGGGTACGCCGGAAGAGGTCAGCGCCGATCCCCGCGTGATTGAAGCCTATACCGGCGTGCAAGGCGCCGGCCCGGTCCCGGCGGCCCAGGGAGCCAGCACGTGAGTGCCGCCTCGCTCCCAGGTGACGTCAGCAGCCTGACCATTCCCCAGGTGCTGGCTCACCGTGCGGCCGCGACCCCCCAGGGCGTCGCGCTCCGCCACAAGGAATTCGGCATCTGGAATGAAACCACCTACGCCGCCTACCTCCAGCGCGTCCAGGAGGTGACGGCCGGTCTGTGGGCGCTCGGCGTGCGCCGGGGCGACAAAGTGGCCATCATGGCCGAGAACATCCCCGCCTGGGTGTTCATGGAGGTCGGGGCGCAGGCGCTGGGGGCCATCAGCGTCGGGGTCTACCAGAGCAGCGTGGCCAGTGAAGTCCGCTACGTGGTGGACTACACCGACGCCGTGATTGTGCTCGCCGAGGACGAAGAGCAGGTCGACAAACTGCTTGAACACCGCGCCGAGCTTCCGCAGGTTAGGAAAGTCATCTTTGAAGACGGCCGGGGCATGAGCAAGCACGCCCACGACGACTGGTTCATGAGCTTCAGCGACCTGCTGGCGCTCGGGCGTCAGCAGGACAGCGACGTCTTTACGCGTGAGGCCGCTCAAGGGCAGGCCGACGATGTCTGCCACTTCAGTCTGACCTCCGGCACCACCGGCCTGCCCAAGGCGGCCATGCTGTCGCACCGCAACCTGCTCTACATGGGCCAGGCGCTCGGACAGGTCGAGGGCTTCAAGCCCGGACACGACTACCTGAGCTTCCTGCCGATGGCCTGGATTGGCGAACAGATGATGACCATCGCGGTGGCACTGGCCAACGGAGTCACCGTGAATTTCCCAGAAAGCACCGAGACCGCCATGCAGGACCTGGTGGAAATCGGCCCGCACTTCATGTTTGCTCCGCCGCGCGTCTGGGAAGGCATCCAGAGCCAGATGTTCATCCGCATGCAGGAGTCCTACGGCCTGAACCGGGCGCTGTACCGCCGCCTCTTGAAGTGGAGCACCGACGCGGCCGACGCGTCACTCAGTGGCCGGCGGCCCAGCGGAGTGGCCGCCCTGAAACGGAAGGTGGCCTACTGGGGCCTGACCCGGCCCCTGCTCGACCAGCTGGGCCTGCTGCGCCTCACGCACGCCTACACCGGCGGCGCCGCCCTGGGGCCGGACGTGTTCCGCTTCTACCACGGCCTGGGCATCAACCTGAAACAGATCTACGGTCAGACCGAGAATATCGGGATCGCCTACGTGCACCGCGACGGCGACGTCCGCTTCGACACCGTGGGTAAACCGCTGCCCGGGGGCGAGTGCCGCATCACGGAAGAAGGCGAGATCGTCAGCCGCAGCCCAGCCGTGTGCCAGGGCTACTACAAGAAACCTGAAGCCACCGCCGAAACCTTGCGCGGGGGCTGGCTGCACAGCGGCGACGCCGGGCGCCTGACCGCCGACGGCCACCTTCAGGTGATTGACCGCCTGAGCGACGTGATGCGCAGCGCGCGCGGTGAGCAGTTCAGTCCTCAGTACATCGAAAACCGCGTCAAGTTCAGCCCGTACATCAAAGAAGCGGTGGTGCTGGGAGACGGCCGCGAGGAAGTGACCGCCATGCTCAACGTGGACCCCCTGACGGTCGGGCAGTGGGCTGAGAAACGCCAGCTGGCCTACAGCACCTACATGGACCTGAGCAGCAAACCGGAGGTGGCCGAACTGATTGCCCGCGAGGTGCAGGACGCCAACGGCCGGCTGGAGCCGCATGAACGCATCAAACGCTTTGTGCTGCTGTACAAGCTGCTCGACGCCGACGATGAGGAGCTGACCCGCACCGGCAAGGTGCGCCGCAAAACCGTGAGCGAGAAGTACGCGCCCCTCATCGAGGCCCTGTACGACGGCAGCCGGGTCCGGCAGGTCGAGGCCACCTTTAAATACCAGGACGGTCAGGAACAGCGGGTGACCGCCAGCATTCAGGTGCATGACGTGCCGGGTGCGGGCGCGGAGACTCCCCCCCAGACCTCCTCTCGCCGCGCGCCCTTGGGCGCCTGAGTTCAAAGGACGTTCGCTATGGAGTTGCTTCCTCAACTGTTGCTTGCCGGCGTGGTCATCGGCTCGATCTATGCGCTGGCCGCGCTGGGCTTCGTGCTGATCTACAAATCCAGCCGCGTGATTAACTTCGCCCACGGCCAGATCATCGCCACCGGCGCCTTTATCGCGTTCGCCCTGACCCAGCGCGGCCTCAACTTCTGGCTGGCTGGACTGATCGCCATGCTGATCACGTTCGGGTTGGGCATGCTGATCGAGCGGGTGTTTCTGCGCCGCATGGTCGGAGAGCCCATCATCTCGGTCATCATGGTGACCATTGGCCTGAGCAGCGTGATTGAGGGCCTGATTCACCTCACACCCTACGGCGCCGGCAACTTCAGCTTCACGACCCCCGCGGTCCTGAGCGGCGAGGGGCTCAGTGTGCTGGGCACGCAGCTTTCGCGCACGCAACTGGCCGGCGTTCTGACTGCGCTGGCCCTGCTGGGAGGCTTTACCTACTTCTTCAACAAATCCACCCTGGGCATCACCATGCGCGCCGTGGCCGACGACCAGATGGCCGCCATGAGCGTGGGCACCAGTGTGGAGCGGGTCTTCGCGCTGGCCTGGGCGGCCGCCGCCCTGACCGCCGCCGCCGCCGGCGTGATCCTCGGGCTGATGAGCGGCCTGACCCTGGGCGGCCTGGCCGGCATCGGCCTCAAGGTGTTTCCGGTGGTCATCCTGGGCGGACTGGACAGTGTGGTCGGCGCCATCGTGGGGGGCATGCTCATCGGCGTGCTGGAAAACCTCTCGGCCGGGTACCTCGACGGGCTCGTTCCCGGCGGCGGCACACGCGAAGTCTTCCCCTTCATCGTCCTGATCGCGGTCCTGTTGCTCCGGCCCTACGGCCTGTTCGGCACGAAGGAGATTGAACGTGTTTAAGGCCCCTCACGCTTCCGCCTGGAGGAGCCGCTGATGCCCGCGTCCCGCTTTACCCAGACCGGCAACTACCGCGTGCGCTACCAGCAGGACCAGACCATTTTTGCAACCTCCGCCGAGCAGGCCAGCCTGATCGTAGGCGTGCTGCTGCTGCTCGCCCTGCCGCTTCTGCTCCCCAAGACGCTGCTGCGCGACGTGAACATGATCATGATCTTCGCGGTGGCGGTGCTTGGCCTCAACGTCACGACCGGCTACACCGGCCTGATCAACATCGGGCAGGCCGCGTTCATGGGGGTCGGCGCCTACGCCACCGCGCTGGCCGCCACCCGGCTCAACCTTCCATTCTTCCTGGCCATTCCGCTGGGTGGCGTCGCCGGCGCCCTGGTGGGCACCTTCGTCGGGTTGCCCAGCCTGCGCCTCAAATACCTGTACCTCGCGGTGGCCACGCTGGCGTTCCAGATCATCTTCGAGTGGTTGGTGGGGCACCTGCCGGTGCTGGCGCAGGGCGGCGCGATCAGCATGCCGACCGTGCAGGTGTTCGGCATCCGCGACAGCTTCCTCAACCACAACCGCTTCTGGTACTACCTCATTCTGCCGGTGCTGGTGGGGCTGGGCCTGCTGTGGCGCAACGTGCTGCGCACCCGTCACGGCCGCAGTTTCATCGCCGTGCGTGACAACGACCGCGCCGCCGCGGCCATGGGGATCCACCCCGGCCGGGCCAAGCTCACCGCCTTCATGATCGGGTCGTTCTACGCCGGCATCGCCGGGGGGCTCTTCGCCTACTTCCAGAAAGCCGTGGTCATCGAGGATTACGGCCTGCACACCTCCGTGCAGCTGCTGGCCATGGCCATCGTGGGCGGCCTGGGCAGCCTGCCCGGCTCCTTTCTTGGCCCGCTGTTCATCGTGGCGCTCGACCGCTTCATGGGCAACGCCAGCGAGTGGCTGGGCGCCCAGAACATCTTTCCGCAGGGGGTCGACGCCGCCACCGCGCTGCGGCCCCTGGCCTTCGGGCTGTCCATCGTGCTGTTCCTGATGTTCGAGCCACGCGGCCTGGCCAACTGGTGGCGGCTCGTCCGGCTGTATTTCAAGAAATGGCCCTACAAATTCTGAGCTGACCCCGCGCCTTAACGCAGCCCAGCGACCCAGCCGTCCTTCATGCCATCGCCCTTCTCCCGCCCCTTTCTCTCCGGAGGTCCCACCATGAACAAGCTGCTTGCCTTGACCGCCCTCGTCACCCTGTCTTCGTTTGCCACCGCTCAGAAAAACACGACGCTGGTCTGGTCGGGCGCCATCACGGGCCCCACCAGCGACGCCGGGTCCAGCTACGCCGCGGGCGTGGAGGACTACTGCCGGTACGCCAACGCCCAGAAGATGCTCAGCGTGACCCTCACCTGTGTGGTCCGTGACGACCAGTACAACAACGCCAACACGCAGCGCAACTTTGAGGAATTTGTCGGCAATCAGAATGTCCCGGTCTTCCTGGGCTACGCCACCGGCGGCATGCTCCAGATCAAGGGCGTGGTGCAGGAAACGAAGGTGCCCACCCTGCCCGCCAGCTATCACATCGGGATCATCGACCCGCCCAACAACGGGTACATGTTCCTGCCCGTCAGCAGCTACAGCGAAAACATCGTGGCCCTGCTGGAATGGGTGGCGAACAAGGAGCGCGGCGCCAAGGTGGCGCTGATCGTCAACCCCAGCCCATTCGGCCGTGATCCCGTGGTGGATGCCCGCAAGGCCGCCGAACGGCTCGGCCTCAAGATTACCGACGTGCAGGAAGTCGGCGGCAACAACCTGGACAACACGGCGCTGCTCAAACGCCTCGAAGCCCAGGGCGCCAAGTACATCATCAACCAGAACACGGCCGGGCCGGTGGCCAACATCCTCAAGGACGCCAAGCGGCTCGGGCTGCTGGGCAAGATGCAGTTCATGGGGGCGCACTATACCGGCGGCGAGGACCTGACCAAACTGGCCGGTGACGCCGCCAAGGATTTCGTGTGGGCCACCAGCTACTACATGTACGACGAGGGCGACCAGCCCGGCATTCAGCTGGTCAAGAAGATCGGCGCGCAGTTTGAACGCAAGGCCGACACCATCCGCAGCGTGCACTACACCAGCGGCATGCTCGCCGCGTCTATCGCTATCGAGGCCATGAAACGCGGCGGCAAGACCATCACGGCGGCCAGCGTCTACAAGGGCCTGACCAGCATGAATGGCAGCCGCGCCTTCAACCCCGGCTTCACCGTCGGTCCCGTGACCTTCAGCGCCAAGGACCACGTGGGTGCCGAGAACCTGCGCCTCTTGCAGGCCGACGCGACCGGGAACTTCAAGGCCATCACCGGCGCGCAGCGAAGCAAGATGTTCCAGCTGGTTCATCCGCTGAAGTGAGTGCTCGGCGCCAGAAGACACCCGGCAACGGTCACCTCTGGCGCCATCCCTGAAGGAGGGCAATTCCCTTGACCGTGCCCAATAGCATGCCGACCCCCGCACCCCTGGCGCCCACCGCTCCCGCACGCCCGACCGCCATGGGCAGCGACCTGACCATCAACAACGTCGAGGTCGTGTACCACGACATCATTCAGGTGCTGCGCGGCGTGTCCCTCACCGTCCGTGCCGGACGGGTCACCAGCCTGCTGGGGACCAACGGCGCGGGCAAGACCACCACCCTGCGCGCCATTTCGGGACTGCTCAAGCCGGAGAACGGCAAGATCCGCGAGGGCACGGTCAGCTTCGAAGGCCGTACCCTTTCCGGGCTGGGCGGCACCGAGGTCGTGAAAGCCGGCGTGGTCCAGGTCCCCGAGGGCCGGCGGGTGTTCAAGCACCTCAGTGTCGAGGAAAACCTGCGCGCCGGCGCCATCCTGGGCCGCGGACACTGGCCCAGCGACCTGGAACGGATCTACAGCTACTTTCCCAAGCTGCGCGCGCTGCGGCACAAGCAGGCCGGCTACACCAGCGGCGGCGAGCAGCAGATGATTGCTATTGGCCGGGCGCTGATGGCGCACCCCAAGGTGCTGCTGCTCGACGAACCGTCGCTGGGTCTGGCGCCCCTGCTGGTGGCGGAGATTTTCGACAACGTCCGGCAGATCAACCAGGAGGAAGGCGTCGGCGTGCTGGTCGTGGAGCAGAACGCGAACATTGCCCTGCGGCACAGCGACTACGGCTACGTCATGGAAGGCGGGCGCATCG from the Deinococcus taeanensis genome contains:
- a CDS encoding ABC transporter ATP-binding protein encodes the protein MGSDLTINNVEVVYHDIIQVLRGVSLTVRAGRVTSLLGTNGAGKTTTLRAISGLLKPENGKIREGTVSFEGRTLSGLGGTEVVKAGVVQVPEGRRVFKHLSVEENLRAGAILGRGHWPSDLERIYSYFPKLRALRHKQAGYTSGGEQQMIAIGRALMAHPKVLLLDEPSLGLAPLLVAEIFDNVRQINQEEGVGVLVVEQNANIALRHSDYGYVMEGGRIVMEGESAALADNPDVKEFYLGVTEHGGRKSFREVKSYKRRKRWM
- a CDS encoding ABC transporter ATP-binding protein, with protein sequence MPQLHVEHVTLTFGGLNALTDVSLVVPEGEIVSIIGPNGAGKTSLLNCISGFYHPTRGRITFGDHDLSRSAPNVVTSYGIARAFQNLELFRGLSVVENLLLARHTHLRYGLLDSLLFYGKASRQEAENRAYVERVIDFMELEAHRHHPVGTLAYGIQKRVEVARALTLAPQLLLLDEPMAGMNVEEKEDMVRFILDIQREQGITVVLIEHDLGVVMDISDRIYVLDFGQKIAEGTPEEVSADPRVIEAYTGVQGAGPVPAAQGAST
- a CDS encoding branched-chain amino acid ABC transporter permease; this encodes MPASRFTQTGNYRVRYQQDQTIFATSAEQASLIVGVLLLLALPLLLPKTLLRDVNMIMIFAVAVLGLNVTTGYTGLINIGQAAFMGVGAYATALAATRLNLPFFLAIPLGGVAGALVGTFVGLPSLRLKYLYLAVATLAFQIIFEWLVGHLPVLAQGGAISMPTVQVFGIRDSFLNHNRFWYYLILPVLVGLGLLWRNVLRTRHGRSFIAVRDNDRAAAAMGIHPGRAKLTAFMIGSFYAGIAGGLFAYFQKAVVIEDYGLHTSVQLLAMAIVGGLGSLPGSFLGPLFIVALDRFMGNASEWLGAQNIFPQGVDAATALRPLAFGLSIVLFLMFEPRGLANWWRLVRLYFKKWPYKF
- a CDS encoding AMP-binding protein gives rise to the protein MSAASLPGDVSSLTIPQVLAHRAAATPQGVALRHKEFGIWNETTYAAYLQRVQEVTAGLWALGVRRGDKVAIMAENIPAWVFMEVGAQALGAISVGVYQSSVASEVRYVVDYTDAVIVLAEDEEQVDKLLEHRAELPQVRKVIFEDGRGMSKHAHDDWFMSFSDLLALGRQQDSDVFTREAAQGQADDVCHFSLTSGTTGLPKAAMLSHRNLLYMGQALGQVEGFKPGHDYLSFLPMAWIGEQMMTIAVALANGVTVNFPESTETAMQDLVEIGPHFMFAPPRVWEGIQSQMFIRMQESYGLNRALYRRLLKWSTDAADASLSGRRPSGVAALKRKVAYWGLTRPLLDQLGLLRLTHAYTGGAALGPDVFRFYHGLGINLKQIYGQTENIGIAYVHRDGDVRFDTVGKPLPGGECRITEEGEIVSRSPAVCQGYYKKPEATAETLRGGWLHSGDAGRLTADGHLQVIDRLSDVMRSARGEQFSPQYIENRVKFSPYIKEAVVLGDGREEVTAMLNVDPLTVGQWAEKRQLAYSTYMDLSSKPEVAELIAREVQDANGRLEPHERIKRFVLLYKLLDADDEELTRTGKVRRKTVSEKYAPLIEALYDGSRVRQVEATFKYQDGQEQRVTASIQVHDVPGAGAETPPQTSSRRAPLGA
- a CDS encoding branched-chain amino acid ABC transporter permease: MELLPQLLLAGVVIGSIYALAALGFVLIYKSSRVINFAHGQIIATGAFIAFALTQRGLNFWLAGLIAMLITFGLGMLIERVFLRRMVGEPIISVIMVTIGLSSVIEGLIHLTPYGAGNFSFTTPAVLSGEGLSVLGTQLSRTQLAGVLTALALLGGFTYFFNKSTLGITMRAVADDQMAAMSVGTSVERVFALAWAAAALTAAAAGVILGLMSGLTLGGLAGIGLKVFPVVILGGLDSVVGAIVGGMLIGVLENLSAGYLDGLVPGGGTREVFPFIVLIAVLLLRPYGLFGTKEIERV
- a CDS encoding ABC transporter substrate-binding protein → MNKLLALTALVTLSSFATAQKNTTLVWSGAITGPTSDAGSSYAAGVEDYCRYANAQKMLSVTLTCVVRDDQYNNANTQRNFEEFVGNQNVPVFLGYATGGMLQIKGVVQETKVPTLPASYHIGIIDPPNNGYMFLPVSSYSENIVALLEWVANKERGAKVALIVNPSPFGRDPVVDARKAAERLGLKITDVQEVGGNNLDNTALLKRLEAQGAKYIINQNTAGPVANILKDAKRLGLLGKMQFMGAHYTGGEDLTKLAGDAAKDFVWATSYYMYDEGDQPGIQLVKKIGAQFERKADTIRSVHYTSGMLAASIAIEAMKRGGKTITAASVYKGLTSMNGSRAFNPGFTVGPVTFSAKDHVGAENLRLLQADATGNFKAITGAQRSKMFQLVHPLK